A portion of the Streptomyces platensis genome contains these proteins:
- the dapE gene encoding succinyl-diaminopimelate desuccinylase — protein sequence MERSTDHPALDLSLDAAALTAQLVDFPSESGNEKDLADAVEHALRALPHLTVDRYGNNVVARTNLGRAERVVLAGHLDTVPIADNVPSRLDENGVLWGCGTCDMKSGVAVQLRMAATVPAPNRDLTFVFYDNEEVAAHLNGLGHVADAHPDWLTGDFAVLLEPSDGQVEGGCQGTLRVLLRTTGERAHSARSWMGANALHAAAPILAKLAAYEPRRPVIDGLEYREGLNAVRIEGGVANNVIPDACTVTVNFRYAPDRTPDEAVAHVREVFADCPVDEFVIDDHSPGALPGLSHPAAKAFMESVGGTAMPKFGWTDVSRFSSLGVPAVNYGPGYSLLAHKKDERVEIDRILHCEERLRAWLTA from the coding sequence ATGGAGCGCTCCACAGATCACCCCGCCCTCGACCTCTCGCTCGACGCCGCCGCGCTCACCGCGCAGCTCGTCGACTTCCCCTCCGAGAGCGGCAACGAGAAGGACCTCGCCGACGCCGTCGAGCACGCGCTGCGCGCGCTCCCGCACCTCACCGTCGACCGCTACGGCAACAACGTCGTGGCCCGCACGAACCTGGGCCGCGCCGAGCGGGTGGTGCTCGCCGGACACCTCGACACCGTGCCGATCGCCGACAACGTCCCCTCCCGGCTGGACGAGAACGGCGTCCTGTGGGGCTGCGGCACCTGCGACATGAAGTCCGGCGTCGCCGTCCAGCTGCGGATGGCCGCCACCGTCCCGGCCCCCAACCGCGACCTGACCTTCGTCTTCTACGACAACGAAGAGGTCGCCGCGCACCTCAACGGCCTCGGCCATGTCGCCGACGCCCATCCCGACTGGCTCACCGGTGACTTCGCCGTCCTCCTGGAGCCCTCCGACGGCCAGGTGGAGGGCGGCTGCCAGGGCACCCTGCGGGTCCTGCTGCGCACCACCGGCGAGCGCGCCCACTCCGCCCGCAGCTGGATGGGCGCCAACGCGCTGCACGCCGCCGCCCCGATCCTGGCGAAGCTCGCCGCGTACGAGCCGCGCCGCCCGGTGATCGACGGCCTCGAATACCGCGAGGGCCTCAACGCCGTACGCATCGAGGGCGGCGTCGCCAACAACGTCATCCCGGACGCCTGCACGGTCACCGTGAACTTCCGCTACGCCCCGGACCGCACCCCCGACGAGGCGGTGGCCCACGTCCGCGAGGTCTTCGCGGACTGCCCGGTGGACGAGTTCGTCATCGACGACCACTCCCCGGGCGCACTGCCCGGACTGTCCCACCCGGCGGCCAAGGCGTTCATGGAGTCCGTCGGCGGCACCGCGATGCCCAAGTTCGGCTGGACCGATGTCTCGCGCTTCAGCTCCCTGGGCGTCCCGGCCGTCAACTACGGCCCCGGCTACTCCCTGCTGGCGCACAAGAAGGATGAACGGGTGGAAATCGACCGCATCCTGCACTGCGAGGAACGACTGCGCGCCTGGCTGACGGCCTGA
- a CDS encoding heavy metal transporter has translation MSAQPSSPRRRARLWRAAAAVAVLIGLAGYLVVQYVTGGPGAPQCTVRAEGDAKEYELSPEQAANAATISAVASSRGLSERAVTIALATAMQESGLRNIDFGDRDSVGLFQQRPSQDWGTVQQIMDPVYSAGEFYRHLAKVPGYSRLPLTVAAQKVQRSGYPQAYAKHEANAARLTGALSGRDRDAMTCTESRPVDGQASGAAAVRKRLVREFGAGVLPRTGDGKGRATGGGSGVTIPVRQSGAVGAGDAERRGWELAMWAMAHSAELRIEQISYAGRMWQADDAGKGWQRKPADSAVAAQHVRIVTAQ, from the coding sequence GTGTCCGCACAGCCCTCCTCTCCCCGCCGCCGCGCCCGCCTGTGGCGTGCCGCCGCAGCCGTCGCCGTACTGATCGGACTGGCCGGCTATCTCGTGGTCCAGTACGTGACCGGTGGCCCCGGAGCACCGCAGTGCACGGTGCGCGCCGAAGGGGACGCGAAGGAGTACGAGCTGTCCCCGGAGCAGGCCGCGAACGCCGCGACGATCTCGGCGGTGGCGTCCTCGCGGGGGCTGTCGGAGCGGGCGGTGACCATCGCGCTGGCGACCGCGATGCAGGAGTCGGGGCTGCGCAACATCGACTTCGGTGACCGGGATTCGGTCGGGCTCTTCCAGCAGCGGCCGTCGCAGGACTGGGGCACCGTGCAGCAGATCATGGACCCGGTCTATTCGGCCGGGGAGTTCTACCGGCATCTGGCGAAGGTGCCCGGCTACTCCCGGCTGCCGCTGACCGTCGCCGCGCAGAAGGTGCAGCGCAGCGGCTATCCGCAGGCCTACGCGAAGCACGAGGCGAACGCCGCACGGCTGACCGGCGCGCTCTCGGGCCGCGACCGGGACGCGATGACCTGCACGGAGAGCCGCCCGGTGGACGGGCAGGCGAGTGGCGCCGCGGCGGTGCGGAAGCGGCTGGTGCGGGAGTTCGGCGCCGGGGTGCTGCCGCGGACGGGCGACGGCAAGGGCCGTGCCACCGGCGGCGGGAGCGGCGTGACGATACCGGTGCGGCAGTCCGGTGCGGTGGGCGCGGGCGACGCCGAGCGGCGCGGCTGGGAGCTGGCCATGTGGGCGATGGCGCACTCCGCCGAGCTGCGCATCGAACAGATCTCTTATGCCGGCCGGATGTGGCAGGCGGACGATGCGGGGAAGGGCTGGCAACGGAAGCCGGCCGATTCCGCGGTGGCCGCGCAGCATGTGCGGATCGTCACCGCGCAATAG
- the folP gene encoding dihydropteroate synthase: protein MLRLGNREFGAHEPVIMAIVNRTPDSFYDQGATFRDEPALARVEQAVADGAAIIDIGGVKAGPGEEVSAEEEARRTVGFVAEVRKRFPDVVISVDTWRHEVGEAVCEAGADLLNDAWGGVDPRLAEVAARYDVGLVCTHAGGAEPRTRPHRVTYDDVMADILRVTLGLAERAVELGVRRDAIMIDPGHDFGKNTRHSLEATRRLGEMADTGWPVLVSLSNKDFVGETLDRPVKERVLGTLATTAVSAWLGAQVYRVHEVAETRQVLDMVASIAGHRPPAVARRGLA from the coding sequence ATGCTGCGGCTGGGGAATCGCGAGTTCGGCGCGCACGAGCCGGTGATCATGGCGATCGTCAACAGGACGCCGGACTCGTTCTACGACCAGGGCGCCACGTTCCGTGACGAGCCCGCCCTCGCCCGGGTGGAACAGGCGGTGGCCGACGGTGCCGCGATCATCGACATCGGCGGCGTCAAGGCCGGTCCCGGCGAGGAGGTGAGCGCCGAGGAGGAGGCCCGCCGCACGGTCGGGTTCGTCGCCGAGGTCCGCAAGCGCTTCCCCGATGTGGTGATCAGCGTCGACACCTGGCGGCACGAGGTCGGCGAGGCGGTGTGCGAGGCCGGGGCGGATCTGCTCAACGACGCCTGGGGCGGCGTCGATCCACGGCTCGCCGAGGTTGCCGCGCGCTATGACGTCGGCCTGGTGTGCACCCACGCGGGCGGCGCCGAGCCGCGGACCCGGCCGCACCGGGTGACCTACGACGACGTGATGGCGGACATCTTGCGGGTGACGCTCGGACTGGCCGAGCGGGCCGTGGAGTTGGGCGTCCGGCGGGACGCGATCATGATCGATCCGGGGCACGACTTCGGGAAGAACACCCGGCACAGCCTGGAGGCGACCCGCCGGCTCGGCGAGATGGCGGATACCGGCTGGCCGGTGCTGGTGTCGCTGTCCAACAAGGACTTCGTCGGCGAGACGCTCGACCGACCGGTCAAGGAGCGGGTGCTGGGCACCCTGGCGACCACCGCCGTCTCGGCCTGGCTGGGCGCCCAGGTCTACCGCGTCCACGAGGTCGCCGAGACCCGGCAGGTGCTGGACATGGTGGCCTCGATCGCCGGCCACCGGCCCCCGGCGGTCGCCCGCCGGGGACTGGCCTGA
- a CDS encoding DNA-3-methyladenine glycosylase I, which translates to MSGVVREPDGIPRCPWGLESAQMADYRAYHDTEWGLPVHGDDALFERMSLEAFQSGLSWITILRRRPGFRAAFAGFHIAKVARFTDADAERLLTDPGIIRNRAKIAATINNAKVAAGLAPGELDDLIWSFAPARAGRPVPRTVDDLQPTTPESTALAKDLKKRGFRFVGPTTAYAMMQACGLVNDHLAECHVRAAVEAAAG; encoded by the coding sequence ATGAGCGGCGTGGTGAGGGAACCGGACGGCATCCCGCGCTGCCCGTGGGGACTGGAGTCGGCGCAGATGGCCGACTACCGCGCCTACCACGACACCGAATGGGGCCTGCCGGTCCATGGCGACGACGCCCTCTTCGAGCGGATGAGCCTGGAGGCGTTCCAGTCCGGGCTCTCCTGGATCACGATCCTGCGCCGCCGCCCCGGCTTCCGCGCCGCGTTCGCCGGCTTCCACATCGCGAAGGTGGCGCGGTTCACGGACGCGGACGCCGAGCGGCTGCTCACCGACCCCGGGATCATCCGCAACCGCGCCAAGATCGCCGCGACGATCAACAACGCCAAGGTCGCCGCCGGGCTGGCCCCCGGCGAGCTCGACGACCTGATCTGGTCCTTCGCGCCCGCCCGGGCGGGCCGGCCGGTGCCGCGTACCGTCGACGATCTCCAGCCGACGACCCCGGAGTCCACGGCGCTCGCCAAGGACCTCAAGAAGCGCGGCTTCCGCTTCGTCGGCCCGACCACCGCCTACGCGATGATGCAGGCGTGTGGCCTGGTCAACGACCATCTGGCGGAGTGCCACGTCCGGGCGGCCGTGGAGGCGGCGGCCGGCTGA
- a CDS encoding enoyl-CoA hydratase/isomerase family protein, producing MADTVLYDVTDGLATITLNRPDAMNALNIEAKVLLRDTLQEAAADSAVRAVLLTATGRAFCVGQDLKEHIGLLAEDRATGSGKTMNTVREHYNPIVTALTEMPKPVVAGVNGVAAGAGAGFAMAADYRVVADSASFNTSFAGVALTADSGMSWTLPRLIGQGRAADLLLFPRNVSAQEAYELGIANKVVPAEELAAEAAAVARRLAQGPTAAYAALKESLAYGAGHSLVETLGKEDELQGRAGASEDHRIAVEAFVKKEKPVFLGR from the coding sequence ATGGCCGACACCGTGCTCTATGACGTGACCGACGGACTCGCGACGATCACGCTCAACCGCCCCGACGCGATGAACGCGCTGAACATCGAGGCGAAGGTCCTGCTGCGGGACACGCTCCAGGAGGCCGCCGCCGATTCCGCCGTGCGCGCCGTACTGCTGACCGCCACCGGGCGCGCCTTCTGCGTGGGGCAGGACCTCAAGGAGCACATCGGCCTGCTGGCCGAGGACCGGGCCACCGGCTCCGGGAAGACCATGAACACCGTGCGTGAGCACTACAACCCGATCGTGACGGCGCTGACGGAGATGCCCAAGCCCGTAGTGGCGGGCGTCAACGGCGTCGCCGCGGGCGCCGGCGCGGGCTTCGCGATGGCCGCCGACTACCGCGTGGTCGCCGACTCCGCCTCCTTCAACACCTCCTTCGCGGGAGTCGCGCTGACCGCGGACTCCGGGATGTCCTGGACCCTGCCGCGGCTGATCGGCCAGGGCCGGGCCGCCGACCTGCTGCTCTTCCCGCGCAACGTCAGTGCCCAGGAGGCGTACGAGCTGGGGATCGCCAACAAGGTCGTGCCGGCCGAGGAGCTGGCAGCGGAGGCCGCGGCCGTCGCCCGGCGGCTGGCCCAGGGCCCGACCGCCGCGTATGCCGCGCTCAAGGAGTCGCTGGCCTACGGGGCGGGGCACTCGCTCGTCGAGACCCTCGGCAAGGAGGACGAACTCCAGGGCCGGGCCGGGGCGTCGGAGGACCACCGGATCGCGGTCGAGGCGTTCGTGAAGAAGGAGAAGCCGGTCTTCCTGGGCCGCTGA
- a CDS encoding DUF3117 domain-containing protein: protein MAAMKPRTGDGPLEVTKEGRGIVMRVPLEGGGRLVVELTPDEAKALGEALDKVTV from the coding sequence ATGGCGGCCATGAAGCCGCGGACGGGCGACGGCCCGCTCGAGGTGACCAAGGAGGGGCGGGGCATCGTCATGCGTGTTCCGCTCGAAGGCGGCGGGCGGCTCGTCGTCGAGCTGACCCCCGACGAAGCCAAGGCGCTGGGTGAGGCCCTGGACAAGGTCACCGTCTGA
- a CDS encoding DivIVA domain-containing protein, with protein sequence MFWFLLIAMVVVVAAVTLVVVGGGDGGGLRDSEPDRLHDPLPEDRPVARADVDAVRLPVTVRGYRMNDVDDVLDRLGAELAERDARIAELEAALAGAHASAMGGPGLIQDGPPVLGPVPETGPAPRPGDRKTADAPEAPGPRPDDEEQA encoded by the coding sequence GTGTTCTGGTTCTTGCTGATCGCGATGGTCGTGGTGGTGGCCGCGGTCACGCTCGTGGTCGTCGGTGGTGGTGACGGCGGTGGGCTGCGGGATTCCGAGCCGGACCGGCTGCACGACCCGCTGCCGGAGGACCGCCCGGTGGCCCGCGCCGATGTGGACGCCGTGCGTCTCCCGGTCACCGTCCGTGGCTATCGCATGAACGACGTCGACGACGTCCTGGACCGCCTGGGCGCCGAACTCGCCGAGCGGGACGCCCGGATCGCCGAGCTGGAGGCCGCGCTGGCCGGGGCGCATGCCTCCGCCATGGGCGGCCCGGGGCTGATACAGGACGGCCCGCCGGTGCTCGGGCCGGTGCCGGAGACGGGGCCCGCCCCGAGGCCCGGCGACCGGAAAACCGCGGACGCCCCCGAAGCGCCCGGACCGCGGCCGGACGACGAGGAGCAGGCATGA
- a CDS encoding ATP-binding protein, whose translation MSLPVTRRIARAALLVAAGAAPVVAAAGSASAAELPTKALGGLTAPLDSQNTSETLDHTARDGVGLVNAAGSKAATKLAPALVETAGPVVKKAMPFTQAAVDKAESVARPIAKKGVSTSSLPLDAAKGLVGSPKGLLAPATGLLGGLPLGGR comes from the coding sequence ATGTCCCTCCCCGTTACGCGTCGGATCGCCCGAGCCGCCCTGCTCGTTGCAGCGGGTGCCGCTCCCGTGGTCGCTGCGGCCGGCTCCGCGAGCGCTGCGGAGCTGCCCACCAAGGCACTCGGCGGACTGACGGCGCCCCTGGACTCCCAGAACACCAGCGAGACCCTCGACCACACCGCGCGCGACGGCGTCGGCCTGGTGAACGCGGCCGGCAGCAAGGCCGCCACGAAGCTCGCCCCGGCGCTCGTCGAGACCGCCGGCCCGGTCGTGAAGAAGGCCATGCCGTTCACCCAGGCCGCCGTTGACAAGGCGGAGAGCGTGGCCCGCCCGATCGCCAAGAAGGGCGTCTCGACCAGCTCGCTGCCCCTCGACGCCGCCAAGGGGCTCGTCGGCTCGCCCAAGGGCCTGCTCGCGCCCGCCACCGGCCTGCTCGGCGGTCTGCCGCTCGGCGGCCGCTGA
- a CDS encoding TIGR00730 family Rossman fold protein produces the protein MASPEGAPVPEEQRLGPVLRRQEQVQAGTTDQRLLDSEGPSEWVHTDPWRVMRIQSEFVEGFGALAELGPAVSVFGSARTPRDSKEYDAGVRIGRALVDAGFAVITGGGPGAMEAVNKGANEAGGTSVGLGIELPFEQGMNEYVNLGVDFRYFFVRKTCFVKYARGFVVLPGGLGTLDELFEALTLVQTRKVTRFPIVLFGTAYWSGLVDWLRDTLIAQGKASMHDLELFHLSDDVDEAIALVTKEVGI, from the coding sequence ATGGCCAGTCCCGAGGGAGCACCGGTCCCTGAGGAGCAGCGGCTGGGTCCCGTACTGCGCCGCCAGGAGCAGGTGCAGGCCGGCACCACCGACCAGCGGCTGCTGGACTCCGAAGGCCCCTCCGAGTGGGTGCACACCGATCCCTGGCGCGTGATGCGCATCCAGTCGGAGTTCGTGGAGGGCTTCGGCGCGCTGGCCGAGCTGGGTCCGGCCGTCAGCGTCTTCGGCTCGGCCCGTACGCCGCGTGACTCCAAGGAGTACGACGCCGGCGTACGGATCGGCCGGGCCCTGGTCGACGCCGGCTTCGCGGTGATCACCGGCGGTGGCCCCGGCGCCATGGAGGCCGTCAACAAGGGCGCCAACGAGGCCGGTGGCACCTCCGTCGGGCTGGGCATCGAGCTGCCCTTCGAGCAGGGCATGAACGAGTACGTGAACCTCGGCGTGGACTTCCGCTACTTCTTCGTCCGCAAGACGTGCTTTGTGAAGTACGCCCGGGGATTCGTGGTGCTCCCCGGCGGCCTCGGCACCCTCGACGAGCTCTTCGAGGCGCTCACCCTCGTCCAGACCCGCAAGGTCACCCGCTTCCCGATCGTGCTGTTCGGCACGGCCTACTGGAGCGGCCTGGTCGACTGGCTGCGCGACACCCTCATCGCCCAGGGCAAGGCGTCCATGCACGACCTGGAACTCTTCCACCTCAGCGACGACGTCGACGAGGCAATCGCCCTGGTGACCAAGGAGGTCGGGATCTAG